Proteins from a genomic interval of Capillibacterium thermochitinicola:
- a CDS encoding EamA family transporter yields MWILFAFGSAVFAGLTAILSKIGIRNTDSNVATAIRTVVVLLFSWLMVFIVGSQRTLAGVSGRTLLFLILSGLATGASWLCYFKALQIGDVNKVTPIDKSSTVLTMLLAFVLLGEKITLLKAGAMLLIGVGTYLMIHKKKEPVTPSPKSNMWLIYAFGAAIFASLTAILGKVGIEGVESNLGTAIRTIVVLILAWIIVFATKKEKTIREIDQKSWIFLVLSGFATGGSWLCYYRALQTGPASVVVPIDKLSIIFTIAFSYFFLKEKLTAKSTAGMVLIVAGTLSLLL; encoded by the coding sequence ATGTGGATTTTGTTTGCCTTTGGGTCGGCGGTTTTTGCGGGGCTGACGGCCATTCTGTCCAAGATTGGGATTAGAAACACCGATTCCAACGTGGCAACGGCCATCAGGACGGTCGTCGTCCTTTTGTTTTCCTGGTTAATGGTGTTCATCGTCGGTTCCCAGCGGACACTTGCCGGTGTTAGTGGCCGGACTTTATTGTTTCTTATCTTATCCGGTTTGGCAACCGGGGCTTCGTGGCTTTGCTATTTTAAAGCCCTGCAGATCGGGGATGTAAATAAAGTAACCCCGATTGACAAATCAAGTACGGTTTTGACGATGCTTCTGGCCTTTGTGTTACTGGGGGAAAAGATTACGTTGCTCAAGGCCGGGGCGATGCTCTTGATTGGGGTGGGTACCTATCTGATGATCCATAAGAAAAAAGAACCGGTTACGCCCAGTCCTAAAAGTAATATGTGGCTGATTTATGCTTTTGGGGCCGCCATTTTTGCCAGTTTGACCGCCATCCTTGGTAAAGTGGGGATTGAAGGGGTCGAGTCAAACCTGGGGACCGCGATCCGGACTATTGTTGTCCTGATCCTGGCCTGGATCATTGTTTTTGCTACGAAGAAGGAGAAAACGATTAGGGAGATCGACCAAAAGAGCTGGATCTTTCTGGTCCTGTCGGGTTTTGCCACCGGCGGTTCTTGGTTGTGTTATTACCGGGCTTTACAGACCGGACCGGCCAGTGTTGTGGTGCCCATCGACAAACTGAGTATTATCTTTACGATTGCCTTCTCCTATTTTTTCCTCAAAGAGAAACTAACCGCCAAATCAACGGCCGGTATGGTCCTCATTGTCGCCGGGACGCTGTCCCTGTTGTTATAA
- a CDS encoding methyl-accepting chemotaxis protein, with amino-acid sequence MGLVYGLKVLLLTYAASISASLVYHLNRKNILPLTFTGIAICMAPLLSGTILTIIKQGASSPRIFMVYKTIPVMVALYFRTKMLLIFTPILNAVIILAYLYSPAGLLGPNPTVNELVARLVIINCGILAVYFLTKWGNEYIQIALDKEEQAQNLLQKLRNTLAKIEESVKVLTSNIINTNNSLTAIKDSSSLIVTATHEMATGIMNEANSVHEVSQMMDTVKASIDETQKFSDLIREVSTQMNNAVTKNSNEIEQMTEQIRTINDVVGTALVTVIELREEMQNISQFLSSISEIAEKTNLLALNAAIEAARAGEYGRGFAIVADEVKQLADQSARVVAEIHGIIDNIVQRTQETYDRVSQGNIALENGNVIVQRVKAEMARVQSSFVETQKVIANENILINKVTETFGRIYQRLESIAAISEENSAVTEETLAAIEDQNKRVNAIAESMDKISALSKELQEMGKGEMQ; translated from the coding sequence ATGGGACTGGTTTATGGTCTTAAGGTTTTACTTTTGACCTATGCCGCTTCTATTTCTGCTTCTTTGGTGTATCACCTCAATAGAAAAAACATCCTCCCCTTGACCTTTACGGGGATTGCCATTTGTATGGCTCCGCTTCTTTCCGGAACAATTTTGACCATAATCAAGCAGGGTGCATCATCACCACGGATTTTTATGGTCTATAAAACGATTCCGGTCATGGTGGCATTGTATTTCCGCACAAAGATGCTCCTGATCTTCACTCCTATACTAAATGCAGTCATTATCCTTGCCTATCTTTATTCACCGGCCGGACTACTGGGTCCAAACCCCACCGTGAATGAGTTAGTAGCACGCTTGGTAATTATTAATTGCGGAATATTGGCTGTTTATTTCCTCACCAAGTGGGGGAATGAATATATCCAAATTGCCCTGGACAAAGAAGAACAAGCCCAAAATTTATTACAAAAGCTGAGAAATACCCTGGCCAAAATTGAAGAGAGTGTGAAAGTCCTCACCAGCAACATCATCAACACGAACAATAGTTTAACCGCGATTAAAGATTCCAGCTCTTTAATTGTCACGGCTACGCACGAAATGGCCACCGGCATAATGAACGAGGCCAATAGTGTGCATGAAGTATCCCAGATGATGGATACCGTAAAAGCTTCAATCGATGAAACGCAGAAGTTTTCCGATTTAATCCGAGAAGTCTCGACGCAGATGAATAACGCCGTAACAAAGAATAGTAATGAGATCGAGCAGATGACCGAACAGATCCGAACCATTAACGATGTTGTTGGTACCGCCCTGGTCACCGTCATCGAACTGCGGGAAGAGATGCAGAATATCAGCCAGTTTTTGTCCAGTATCTCCGAAATAGCGGAAAAAACGAATTTACTGGCGTTAAATGCTGCAATTGAAGCAGCCCGGGCCGGCGAATACGGACGCGGTTTTGCAATCGTGGCCGATGAGGTGAAACAGTTGGCCGACCAGAGTGCCCGCGTGGTCGCGGAAATTCACGGGATTATCGACAACATTGTACAAAGAACCCAGGAAACCTATGACCGGGTAAGCCAAGGAAACATTGCGTTAGAGAACGGCAATGTGATCGTCCAAAGGGTTAAGGCGGAGATGGCGAGGGTCCAATCGTCCTTCGTTGAAACGCAAAAGGTGATCGCCAACGAAAATATCTTGATTAATAAAGTAACGGAGACATTTGGACGGATCTACCAAAGATTAGAAAGCATCGCCGCCATCTCAGAAGAAAACTCGGCCGTCACCGAAGAAACCTTAGCCGCCATCGAGGATCAGAACAAAAGGGTCAATGCGATTGCCGAATCGATGGACAAGATCAGCGCGCTAAGCAAAGAATTGCAGGAGATGGGAAAAGGCGAAATGCAGTAA